Proteins encoded within one genomic window of Dyadobacter chenhuakuii:
- a CDS encoding lipopolysaccharide biosynthesis protein gives MGIIVRQGFKSSIVSYVGVVIGIFNILILYNQFLTQEQLGLYASTLLTFPVIYMSFALLGVPSVAVRFHSRFQDHESRRQLFTFIIITPLVGLAAFVVLYLLFKPLYLKFYLDHSPMLVKYYYVFIPLTVGMVYLLALESYSRINLRIAVPSLIREVGLRLFNSAVVIMFGYKIITFDTMVNLTVLSYGLAIAAMLIYLHLQKRLYTRLDFGFVKHPAFKEMYRYGLWVLLGGASAALLPHIEKVLLPAFKGGLGSTAIFDIASRIALVISIPRNAIVMISAPIISEAYTRNDIAHIDTIYKKSSLNLFIIGSFLFLGIWTNIDAIFGIIPKSDIYSQGKWVVLMVGISRIVDMMTGLNTEILTNSKYYRYDIVFMLFFTILILFSSQFLIPLYGFNGAAAAALFSTVIYNFVKLFFIRQKLGIQPFTLGTFKVILLGTVAYLVAHYMPFPESDDLISTVMIILARSVIVTVIFGGGILIWNVSEDISAGFGSGWKLIKTSILRIK, from the coding sequence ATGGGGATAATTGTACGTCAGGGTTTTAAAAGTTCAATCGTTTCTTACGTCGGGGTTGTCATCGGCATTTTTAACATCCTCATCCTCTATAACCAGTTTCTGACCCAGGAACAATTGGGTTTGTACGCTTCCACCCTGCTGACTTTCCCAGTTATTTACATGTCCTTTGCGCTTTTGGGAGTTCCGTCGGTTGCCGTGCGGTTTCATAGCCGGTTCCAGGATCACGAGTCACGGAGGCAGCTTTTTACATTTATCATCATTACGCCATTGGTCGGTCTGGCCGCTTTTGTGGTGCTATATCTGCTTTTCAAGCCGCTTTATCTCAAATTTTACCTTGACCATTCTCCTATGCTGGTCAAGTATTATTACGTTTTTATCCCGCTCACCGTAGGAATGGTTTATCTGCTGGCGTTGGAATCTTATTCAAGAATAAACTTACGTATAGCGGTTCCTTCCCTCATCCGCGAGGTTGGGTTACGGCTTTTTAACAGCGCGGTGGTCATCATGTTTGGTTATAAAATCATCACTTTTGACACGATGGTGAACCTTACCGTGCTGAGCTACGGACTTGCCATTGCGGCCATGCTGATCTATCTGCACCTGCAAAAACGCCTTTATACCAGGCTGGATTTTGGCTTTGTAAAACACCCTGCGTTCAAGGAAATGTATCGTTACGGGCTCTGGGTTTTGCTTGGAGGGGCCAGTGCCGCATTGCTTCCGCATATTGAAAAAGTCCTTTTACCCGCATTCAAAGGCGGTCTGGGCAGCACTGCCATTTTCGACATTGCCTCGCGGATAGCACTGGTCATTTCCATTCCCAGAAATGCCATTGTGATGATAAGCGCGCCGATTATTTCAGAAGCTTATACGCGCAACGACATTGCGCACATTGACACGATCTATAAAAAATCCTCGCTTAACCTCTTCATTATCGGCTCCTTCCTGTTCCTGGGCATATGGACCAACATTGATGCTATTTTTGGTATTATTCCAAAATCAGATATTTACTCACAAGGCAAATGGGTCGTGTTAATGGTCGGCATTTCCCGAATCGTTGATATGATGACCGGCCTGAATACGGAAATCCTGACCAATTCGAAATACTATCGCTACGACATTGTTTTCATGCTGTTTTTCACGATCCTGATCTTATTCAGCAGCCAGTTCCTGATCCCGCTGTACGGCTTCAATGGTGCGGCTGCCGCTGCGCTTTTCTCCACGGTCATTTATAATTTTGTCAAATTGTTTTTTATCAGACAAAAACTTGGCATACAACCCTTTACATTGGGAACATTCAAGGTAATATTGCTGGGGACTGTTGCCTATCTGGTCGCTCACTACATGCCGTTTCCCGAATCTGATGACCTGATTTCCACCGTAATGATCATTCTGGCCCGTTCGGTTATTGTTACAGTGATTTTTGGTGGCGGAATCCTGATCTGGAATGTATCAGAGGACATTTCGGCGGGCTTCGGAAGTGGCTGGAAATTAATTAAGACAAGTATTCTGAGGATAAAATAA
- a CDS encoding FkbM family methyltransferase codes for MYWLRYLLKEPFNALRTSTNREFMGLLLKYGNSRRHTRTQVEFGNSKLTVPDTMSFLWQHKEIFADEFYFFESKNPEPVIFDCGANVGMSVLYFKKLFPKSHITAFEAEPEIAALLRDNLRNNNINDVTIIDKAVWMNDEGIWFGSESADSSSIYSSAEKKKIASIRLRDFLLAEKRIDFLKIDIEGAEKEVLNDCRDALSHVQNLFVEFHSYIGNPQGLAEIIRIFEENNFRYYIDTNQHRLKPFTNYRYRGNDVMDLQLNIFGWRE; via the coding sequence ATGTATTGGCTGCGCTATTTACTGAAAGAACCTTTCAACGCCTTGCGGACCTCAACCAACCGTGAGTTTATGGGTCTGCTATTGAAATATGGCAACAGTCGCAGGCATACGCGGACGCAGGTTGAATTTGGAAATTCAAAACTGACGGTGCCTGATACAATGTCATTTCTCTGGCAGCATAAGGAGATTTTTGCTGATGAGTTTTATTTTTTTGAGTCAAAAAATCCTGAGCCGGTCATTTTCGATTGTGGGGCCAATGTTGGGATGAGTGTATTATATTTCAAAAAGCTTTTTCCAAAATCACACATTACGGCCTTCGAAGCGGAACCTGAAATCGCCGCATTGCTTCGTGATAACCTGAGGAATAACAACATTAATGATGTTACGATCATTGATAAGGCCGTCTGGATGAATGATGAGGGCATTTGGTTTGGGAGCGAATCGGCAGATTCTTCCTCCATTTATTCCAGTGCTGAAAAGAAAAAAATCGCTTCAATCCGTTTAAGGGACTTTCTCCTGGCCGAAAAGCGCATTGATTTTCTGAAAATCGACATTGAAGGCGCTGAGAAAGAAGTGCTCAATGACTGCCGCGACGCCCTGAGCCATGTTCAGAATCTATTTGTCGAATTCCACTCCTACATCGGCAATCCGCAGGGACTGGCAGAAATCATCCGCATCTTCGAAGAAAACAACTTCCGTTATTACATCGACACCAACCAGCACCGCCTAAAACCCTTCACCAACTACCGCTACCGAGGCAACGACGTCATGGATTTACAGCTAAATATTTTCGGCTGGCGGGAGTAA
- a CDS encoding SusC/RagA family TonB-linked outer membrane protein — translation MKKNLLLAMLCLLSTWMSVYGQSVQITGKVTTDSDDAPLPGATVQIKGSTIGTQTDADGNYTISAPSSSSVIIFSFVGLTAQEVTVGSRSVIDVKLSTDTRSLSEVVVTGFGSQIKRDLTGNIAQVKGTEIQNMPVASVDAALQGRAAGVYVNSGSGKLGQAINVRIRGNSSISASSQPLYVVDGMPITTSDLSSSTGGATNPLSDINSNDIESIEILKDASAGSIYGSRAANGVVLITTKRGKAGKTNVSINYQQGSSEATRRVQFLNADEYVRFYTAAALNSDRIDEYDPSDPESNTAYFLDNLNRYSLGTANTPQQKNYPWQDQAFTKGGMQQLDFQLNGGNDKTKFFLSGQYLDQKGTIIGNELDRLSTRMNLDHQASNWLQVGLSMGLARTVNKRLPGDNSFSNPLQMSALTPLTPFTDPETGLPIGTPPGDVNLPLYFNPMISVKYSNFTATSFRNLTNAYAQINILPSLKFRTELGVDLLNQNEESYYQSQNLRNVDEAVNGLGENFGTFVTNYNTNNFFTFDKVFDIHSISATLGMSYQDSQTKENFIAGTQFPSNSYKKIASAATKSDGSSTETNYRFLSYFLRFNYKLSERYLLAASARIDGSSRFGANSRYGFFPSVSAGWVLTEENFLKENNTLSFLKLRGSYGSTGNSEIGDFPQLGLFSGDAGYGGAAGQRPSQLANPNLKWETTKQADIGLDFGLFNNRINGEIDYYIKKTNGLLLEVNVPATSGFAIQVANVGKLENKGFEFVLNTQNIVGAFKWTTSFNIANNKNKVTNIQKQIIEGGISNMSRVMEGEAVGVFYTVEYAGVDKANGDALFYKNTEEANGNIDRSTTSSYNSARRVVAGNPNPKFVGGITNTFSYKGLDLTVFLNGVAGNKINFYGVGQYASANGIYEDNQTVDQLNSWTPQNTDTNVPEARFYKGNGNEASTRYIYDGSYLRLRTMTLGYNLPSNIVSRIKMDRVRVYVSAMNLATWTNYKGWDPEVSTDDIPVRDLKFALGNDFYTPPQPRTLLFGVNIGF, via the coding sequence ATGAAAAAAAATCTACTATTAGCCATGTTATGCTTGCTGAGCACGTGGATGTCCGTCTATGGGCAGAGTGTTCAGATTACCGGTAAAGTTACAACGGACAGTGACGATGCACCGCTGCCGGGCGCAACGGTTCAGATCAAAGGATCGACCATTGGAACACAAACCGACGCTGATGGAAACTACACGATCAGCGCGCCTTCGTCGAGTTCTGTTATCATTTTCAGTTTTGTGGGGTTAACTGCGCAGGAAGTTACTGTCGGCAGCCGAAGTGTGATCGATGTAAAGCTGTCAACCGACACCCGCAGTTTGAGCGAAGTGGTCGTGACGGGTTTCGGATCACAGATCAAGCGCGATCTGACGGGTAACATTGCGCAGGTGAAAGGCACGGAAATACAGAATATGCCTGTTGCGAGCGTGGATGCGGCGTTGCAGGGACGTGCGGCGGGTGTTTATGTCAATAGCGGCTCGGGAAAGTTAGGCCAGGCGATCAATGTCCGTATCCGCGGAAATTCATCAATCAGCGCAAGCAGCCAGCCATTGTATGTGGTGGATGGCATGCCCATTACAACGTCCGATCTGAGTAGCAGCACTGGTGGCGCCACCAACCCGCTGTCCGACATTAATTCCAACGACATCGAATCCATAGAAATCCTGAAAGATGCTTCTGCGGGCTCTATTTACGGTTCCCGGGCTGCTAATGGGGTTGTTTTGATCACAACCAAGCGTGGTAAGGCGGGAAAAACGAATGTTAGTATCAATTATCAGCAGGGATCTTCGGAAGCAACACGACGCGTGCAGTTTTTGAATGCAGATGAGTACGTAAGGTTCTACACGGCCGCAGCCCTTAACAGCGACCGGATAGATGAATACGACCCCAGCGATCCGGAGTCGAATACGGCCTATTTCCTGGATAACCTAAACCGTTATAGTTTGGGAACTGCCAACACACCTCAGCAGAAAAACTACCCCTGGCAGGATCAGGCCTTCACCAAAGGCGGCATGCAGCAGCTTGATTTCCAGCTGAATGGAGGAAATGATAAGACGAAATTTTTCCTTTCAGGTCAATATCTGGATCAGAAAGGAACCATCATCGGCAATGAGCTGGACAGGCTTTCAACACGCATGAACCTGGATCACCAGGCGTCCAACTGGTTGCAGGTCGGCTTATCAATGGGTTTGGCGAGAACGGTGAACAAGCGCTTGCCGGGTGACAATTCATTCTCGAATCCGCTTCAAATGTCTGCATTAACGCCATTAACCCCATTTACAGATCCGGAAACGGGTTTGCCGATTGGTACGCCGCCGGGAGATGTGAACCTGCCCCTATATTTCAACCCGATGATCTCGGTTAAATATTCGAACTTCACGGCCACATCATTCCGGAACCTTACCAATGCTTATGCACAGATCAACATTCTGCCTTCGCTGAAATTCCGGACCGAGCTGGGTGTTGATTTATTAAATCAAAATGAAGAGAGCTATTACCAAAGCCAGAACCTGCGTAATGTGGACGAGGCGGTGAATGGATTGGGCGAAAACTTCGGCACGTTTGTGACCAACTACAACACCAATAATTTCTTCACTTTCGACAAAGTATTTGACATCCATAGCATTAGCGCAACATTGGGTATGTCCTATCAAGATTCCCAAACGAAAGAAAACTTCATTGCAGGAACACAGTTTCCCTCGAACTCATACAAAAAGATCGCGAGTGCGGCCACGAAGTCGGACGGAAGTTCTACCGAAACCAATTATCGTTTCCTATCCTACTTCTTACGCTTCAATTATAAGTTATCTGAAAGATATCTTCTCGCTGCCAGCGCCCGTATCGACGGTTCTTCGCGATTTGGAGCGAATTCGCGTTATGGGTTTTTCCCTTCTGTATCCGCAGGCTGGGTGCTGACGGAGGAGAACTTTTTGAAAGAAAATAATACGCTGAGCTTCCTTAAACTGAGAGGAAGCTATGGTTCGACAGGAAACTCAGAAATCGGTGATTTCCCGCAACTCGGATTGTTTTCAGGAGATGCGGGTTATGGCGGTGCAGCCGGGCAGCGGCCTTCACAGCTGGCTAACCCTAATTTGAAATGGGAAACAACGAAGCAGGCTGATATAGGTCTTGATTTCGGCTTGTTCAACAACCGTATCAATGGTGAAATTGATTATTATATCAAAAAAACCAATGGTCTGTTACTGGAAGTGAATGTTCCAGCAACTTCGGGCTTTGCTATCCAGGTTGCCAATGTAGGCAAGCTGGAAAACAAGGGCTTCGAATTCGTGCTGAATACACAGAACATTGTGGGTGCATTCAAATGGACCACTTCATTTAACATTGCCAATAACAAAAACAAGGTCACAAATATCCAGAAACAAATCATTGAAGGCGGGATTTCCAATATGAGCCGGGTGATGGAAGGTGAGGCTGTGGGTGTGTTTTACACCGTAGAATATGCTGGTGTCGACAAAGCAAACGGCGATGCGCTATTCTACAAAAACACGGAAGAAGCCAATGGCAACATTGACAGATCAACAACCTCTTCCTACAACAGCGCACGTCGGGTAGTTGCGGGTAATCCAAACCCTAAATTCGTAGGCGGGATCACCAACACATTCTCTTACAAAGGATTAGACCTGACAGTTTTCCTGAATGGTGTTGCCGGAAATAAAATCAATTTTTATGGTGTTGGCCAATATGCTTCTGCCAACGGGATCTATGAAGACAACCAGACAGTGGATCAGCTTAATTCCTGGACTCCGCAAAACACCGATACAAATGTACCGGAGGCGCGTTTTTACAAAGGAAATGGTAACGAGGCATCTACGCGTTACATCTATGACGGCTCATACCTACGCTTGCGAACCATGACATTGGGATACAATCTACCTTCCAACATTGTGAGCCGGATCAAGATGGACCGTGTCCGTGTGTATGTATCCGCCATGAACCTGGCCACCTGGACCAATTACAAAGGCTGGGACCCCGAAGTAAGCACGGATGATATTCCCGTAAGAGATTTGAAATTCGCACTTGGAAACGACTTTTATACACCGCCTCAGCCACGCACGTTGCTCTTCGGTGTTAACATTGGTTTCTAA
- a CDS encoding glycosyltransferase family 2 protein: protein MNDFPLLTIVTITYNAGPFLERTLQSARHALSNMAAPEAVEYLIIDGKSNDTTLQIADKHSFISKIVSEPDRGLYDAMNKGLALASGKYVWFLNAGDEIYDANVLKNLFSAFGSDADVYYSDAMLVRENGVEIGLRSEFTPHSLPRKLKWQDFALGMKVCHQAFIAKKSIAPPYDINNLSADIDWEIECLKRAERIQFIENPLCRYLVGGLSVQNHRRSLIDRFYVLRKHFGLAASLYNHIRIFVRGTQFARSKGKYW, encoded by the coding sequence ATGAATGATTTCCCGCTGCTCACGATCGTTACGATCACATACAATGCCGGACCATTTCTTGAACGCACCCTCCAAAGTGCCCGGCACGCGCTGAGCAACATGGCCGCTCCGGAGGCTGTGGAGTATCTGATCATTGACGGGAAATCCAATGATACTACGCTGCAAATCGCTGATAAACATTCATTTATATCCAAAATTGTTTCGGAGCCTGACCGCGGCTTGTATGATGCCATGAACAAAGGCCTTGCACTGGCCAGCGGAAAATATGTCTGGTTCTTAAATGCAGGGGATGAAATTTATGATGCTAATGTTCTGAAAAACCTCTTTTCTGCATTCGGATCAGATGCTGATGTCTATTATAGCGATGCAATGCTGGTTCGCGAAAATGGCGTTGAAATAGGTCTGCGGAGCGAATTCACACCGCATTCGCTGCCTCGCAAACTGAAATGGCAGGATTTTGCATTGGGTATGAAAGTTTGCCATCAGGCGTTTATCGCCAAAAAGTCCATTGCCCCACCCTATGACATTAACAACCTCAGCGCAGACATTGATTGGGAAATTGAATGTTTGAAGCGGGCAGAGCGGATTCAGTTCATTGAAAACCCACTTTGCCGCTATCTGGTTGGCGGGCTATCCGTACAAAATCACCGCCGTTCACTAATTGACCGATTTTATGTTTTACGAAAACATTTCGGTCTGGCCGCATCTCTGTATAATCATATCCGCATTTTTGTGCGTGGAACGCAGTTTGCCCGGTCTAAAGGCAAATATTGGTAG
- a CDS encoding class I SAM-dependent methyltransferase gives MSTEKQSHEAHSGWYEVQYATQEAKDKAIENWEYDEQHKTINHWIHRRQLELTAPFTLEKKSWLTIGDGYGFDANYFFRQGLDTTATDISGTFLPLSQARGFFDHYSVENVEKLSFGDDTYDYIFCKEAYHHFPRPYLGVYEMLRVAREAVILVEPHDPISKMPFLLALRNIFDRFDTKLLQKYWKNRYSFEEVGNYVFKLSEREMDKLANGMGLPAVAFKGINNNYYHPSYAKDKADDSSPSFRKIKRKLALHDFLTKFSLMPSQVLCAVIFKKLPSQKVMEAMKREGFQIHIFPPNPYAR, from the coding sequence ATGTCTACGGAAAAGCAAAGCCATGAGGCGCATTCAGGTTGGTATGAGGTGCAGTATGCTACTCAGGAGGCAAAAGACAAGGCGATTGAAAACTGGGAGTACGACGAACAGCACAAAACGATCAATCACTGGATCCACCGCAGGCAGCTGGAATTAACTGCGCCATTTACCCTGGAAAAAAAATCCTGGCTTACCATCGGCGATGGGTATGGTTTCGACGCCAACTACTTTTTCCGCCAGGGCCTGGACACCACTGCCACAGACATCTCCGGCACATTCCTGCCATTATCGCAAGCCAGGGGCTTTTTTGACCATTATTCGGTCGAGAATGTTGAGAAACTGAGCTTTGGCGACGACACTTACGATTACATCTTTTGCAAGGAAGCCTATCACCATTTTCCAAGGCCTTATCTTGGGGTTTATGAAATGCTGCGGGTCGCCAGGGAAGCAGTCATCCTGGTAGAGCCACATGATCCGATCTCAAAAATGCCGTTTTTGTTGGCATTACGGAACATTTTCGATCGTTTTGATACGAAACTGCTTCAAAAATATTGGAAGAACCGCTATTCTTTTGAGGAAGTAGGCAACTATGTTTTCAAGCTTTCGGAGCGGGAAATGGATAAATTAGCGAACGGAATGGGCCTGCCAGCCGTCGCATTCAAAGGCATCAACAACAACTATTACCACCCATCCTACGCCAAAGACAAAGCGGACGATTCGTCCCCCTCATTTCGAAAAATAAAACGGAAACTGGCATTGCACGACTTCCTGACCAAATTCTCGCTCATGCCCTCACAGGTGCTATGCGCCGTGATTTTCAAGAAATTACCTTCACAAAAAGTAATGGAAGCAATGAAACGCGAAGGTTTCCAAATACACATCTTTCCGCCGAACCCTTACGCTAGATAA
- a CDS encoding class I SAM-dependent methyltransferase → MSLKEKIIAGVLKQPYSLYQLTTYDPTKPVNMVVGSMYSLYKGWIHSDIETLNLLKESDWQKYFNENSIDKILAEHVWEHLTLEEGQLAFKHCHTYLKPGGFLRVAVPDGFNPSEEYINYVKPGGTGNGADDHKLLYNYQIMSRSLEAVGFTVKLLEYFDEEGRFHKSPWKPEDGMIRRSADHDSRNAGGKLGYTSLIIDAYKS, encoded by the coding sequence ATGTCGTTAAAGGAAAAAATAATTGCCGGCGTTCTCAAACAGCCATATAGTTTATATCAATTGACCACTTACGATCCGACCAAACCGGTCAATATGGTCGTGGGAAGCATGTACTCGCTTTACAAAGGCTGGATACATTCTGATATTGAGACACTTAACTTGCTGAAAGAAAGTGATTGGCAAAAATATTTCAACGAAAATTCAATTGATAAAATCCTGGCCGAGCACGTCTGGGAACATTTGACACTGGAAGAAGGACAGCTCGCATTCAAACATTGCCATACGTATCTCAAACCCGGTGGTTTTCTGAGAGTTGCGGTTCCGGATGGTTTTAATCCCAGCGAAGAATACATCAATTATGTAAAGCCCGGCGGCACGGGAAACGGAGCAGATGACCATAAGCTGCTCTACAATTACCAAATCATGTCGCGCTCACTCGAAGCTGTTGGTTTTACAGTAAAATTGCTCGAATATTTTGATGAAGAAGGCCGGTTTCACAAGTCGCCCTGGAAGCCCGAAGATGGTATGATCAGGCGCTCGGCGGACCACGACAGCCGTAATGCTGGCGGAAAACTGGGTTATACTTCTTTGATCATCGATGCTTATAAAAGCTAA
- a CDS encoding glycosyltransferase, protein MSLPASLAPIVLFCFNRPAHLQQTIEALQQNMLATESELIIYSDGPRNKSDETPVADVRTYIASITGFKHIKIHHSEQNKGLAASVIRGVTEVLNQFEKVIVLEDDMLTAPDFLVFMNEALTAFESRKDVFSVTAYGPPISFPAHYKEDLYLAPRASSWGWGTWLSKWNKADWDVTTFDELEKDKTKRKQFKSGGEDLWPMLVKQQRKVIDSWAIRWTYSQFLNDAYGVYPVHSKIRNIGTDGSGTNFTFKTGYYGSEVSDSKIRIDPNIVPDHQVIQAFADYYKLPLALKIKNRIKYRI, encoded by the coding sequence ATGAGTTTGCCCGCCAGTCTTGCCCCTATCGTGTTGTTTTGTTTTAATCGCCCTGCGCATTTGCAGCAAACGATCGAGGCGCTGCAACAGAACATGCTGGCAACGGAAAGCGAGCTGATTATTTACTCGGACGGGCCCCGGAATAAGTCCGATGAAACCCCGGTAGCGGATGTAAGGACTTATATAGCCTCAATTACTGGTTTCAAGCACATTAAGATCCATCATTCAGAGCAAAATAAGGGCTTGGCGGCTTCTGTGATCCGAGGCGTTACCGAAGTGCTAAACCAGTTTGAAAAGGTGATTGTGCTGGAAGATGACATGCTTACCGCGCCGGATTTCCTGGTTTTTATGAATGAGGCGTTAACTGCATTCGAATCGCGGAAAGACGTTTTTTCAGTAACGGCTTACGGCCCGCCGATCTCGTTTCCGGCACATTATAAGGAAGACCTTTATCTCGCACCGCGCGCAAGTTCGTGGGGCTGGGGAACCTGGCTGAGCAAATGGAATAAGGCCGATTGGGACGTTACAACGTTTGACGAACTGGAAAAGGATAAAACTAAAAGAAAACAGTTTAAATCAGGCGGAGAAGATCTTTGGCCCATGCTGGTAAAGCAACAGCGAAAAGTCATCGATTCCTGGGCGATCCGCTGGACTTACAGCCAGTTTCTGAATGATGCATATGGCGTATATCCGGTGCATTCGAAAATCAGGAACATTGGCACAGATGGCAGCGGGACGAATTTCACATTCAAAACGGGCTATTATGGCTCGGAAGTAAGCGATAGCAAAATCCGGATCGACCCGAACATTGTGCCTGACCATCAGGTTATTCAGGCATTTGCGGATTATTACAAACTTCCGCTTGCATTAAAGATCAAGAACCGGATCAAATACCGGATCTGA
- a CDS encoding glycosyltransferase family 4 protein, which produces MVLHLSNFHLEGGAGVAATRLHRALLKSGTESRLLVSGLSAEEPGVCGLSSTALQSKLAWARFVGERLYFYPQERDASVRFAFSPAEIGADITNNPWVQEADIIHLHWINFGFLSLDSLDKLFALGKPIVWTLHDMWTFTGGCHYSRGCENFLTHCHYCPYLAKPDAYDISFAQFERKRSIYKKSRMALVSPSQWLDSLVKKAALTGAKKSLSIPNCIDTELFRPFDKLAIRRKLNLPESKKLILFAGANIGDPRKGFTFFRQALEKKGLPTSDIEILVLGKANPEVMASFPVPVHYLGKISDPNAMVEAYNAADMIVVPSLEDNLPNTIMEAMSCGTPALGFATGGIPEMIDHQDNGYIALQASAQSLSEGIEWILNPENNAELPGKARSKVLQTYSERVVADQYQQLYHTLLANE; this is translated from the coding sequence ATGGTGCTTCACCTCAGCAATTTTCACCTGGAAGGAGGAGCAGGCGTTGCCGCCACGCGATTGCACCGGGCGCTGCTGAAATCAGGCACAGAGTCGAGGTTACTGGTGTCTGGTTTGTCGGCCGAAGAGCCGGGTGTTTGCGGACTTTCAAGCACAGCATTGCAGTCAAAACTAGCCTGGGCGCGGTTTGTTGGCGAGAGGCTTTATTTTTATCCGCAGGAGCGCGATGCATCTGTGCGATTTGCGTTCTCGCCGGCTGAGATTGGTGCCGATATCACCAACAATCCCTGGGTGCAGGAAGCGGATATCATTCATTTACATTGGATTAACTTCGGATTTCTGTCCCTGGATTCGCTTGACAAGCTTTTTGCGTTGGGTAAACCAATTGTCTGGACGTTGCATGATATGTGGACATTCACAGGCGGGTGTCATTACAGCCGGGGTTGTGAAAACTTCCTGACGCATTGTCATTACTGCCCTTATCTGGCTAAACCAGACGCATACGACATATCTTTCGCGCAGTTTGAGCGTAAGCGCTCCATCTATAAAAAGAGCCGGATGGCACTGGTTTCCCCAAGCCAGTGGCTGGATTCTCTGGTAAAAAAGGCCGCATTAACGGGAGCTAAAAAATCATTAAGCATCCCCAACTGCATTGATACGGAATTGTTCAGGCCTTTTGACAAACTTGCTATCAGAAGAAAACTCAACCTGCCCGAATCAAAAAAACTGATCCTATTTGCCGGCGCCAACATTGGTGACCCGCGAAAAGGCTTTACATTTTTCAGACAAGCTTTGGAAAAAAAAGGCTTGCCGACCAGCGATATCGAAATACTGGTGCTTGGAAAAGCAAATCCTGAAGTGATGGCTTCGTTTCCTGTGCCGGTCCATTATCTGGGGAAAATTTCGGATCCCAATGCCATGGTGGAAGCCTATAATGCGGCTGATATGATCGTGGTGCCTTCCCTGGAAGACAACTTGCCCAATACGATCATGGAGGCTATGTCCTGCGGCACGCCGGCTCTGGGATTTGCCACTGGTGGCATCCCTGAAATGATCGACCATCAAGACAACGGATACATTGCATTGCAAGCCTCGGCACAGTCGCTTTCGGAAGGAATCGAGTGGATTTTGAATCCTGAAAACAATGCTGAATTGCCCGGTAAGGCACGTTCCAAAGTTTTGCAAACATATAGCGAGCGCGTCGTAGCGGATCAATACCAACAATTATATCACACACTGCTCGCAAATGAATGA